In Anopheles gambiae chromosome 2, idAnoGambNW_F1_1, whole genome shotgun sequence, a single window of DNA contains:
- the LOC1269966 gene encoding dnaJ homolog subfamily C member 22 has product MHSPKRLPNHTEMGEKLSPSPSAPAVDTSSPKHNAETAAKERPKKRRNSKEEKHVAATDASSPKHNAKGTDAASKEKPKQRRNSKEEKQSLAQPGQLAKRKSILMAYALWLVGGVFGVHHFYLRQDRRAFVWWCTFGYAGIGWLADVLQIPSMVRDVNNDPRFVEEFNAKLRTNRKPPFSTGRFLLAIMIGYFWGQLISLAIPQTEFVGIDWGFLHWLIPFGVALGVWTVGNTGREKGVLWHCLVASYVSYLSRYFIMEEEYWFTIMSFCSALAFDNLSKEWNLEVPKKKRLVRRLAVLGTAAVIYLALWGCFLYFNGTITDSEGDEVPVHEALYNFLKSPWWTDLKQTLHDTYQFAKHHGWAEVWKQIVDSMDVDGEQNAYKVLGISATASQVEIKTLCRNLSKETHPDKVKDKSRLRAAEERFMEIQQACEALSKTRRKRRQRNKKSDEL; this is encoded by the exons ATGCATTCACCCAAACGTTTG CCGAACCACACCGAAATGGGCGAAAAACTGTCCCCCTCACCGTCGGCACCAGCCGTCGATACGTCCTCACCCAAGCACAACGCCGAAACAGCGGCCAAAGAAAGGCCGAAAAAGCGCCGCAACAGCAAGGAAGAGAAGCATGTCGCGGCTACCGATGCGTCATCGCCGAAGCACAACGCCAAAGGAACAGATGCAGCGTCCAAAGAAAAGCCGAAACAGCGCCGCAACAGCAAGGAAGAGAAGCAATCCCTCGCACAGCCCGGCCAGCTAGCAAAACGCAAATCCATCCTCATGGCGTACGCCCTCTGGCTGGTCGGTGGTGTGTTCGGGGTGCATCACTTCTATCTGCGGCAGGATCGGCGTGCCTTCGTCTGGTGGTGTACGTTCGGGTATGCCGGCATCGGCTGGCTGGCGGACGTGCTGCAGATCCCGTCGATGGTGCGCGATGTCAACAACGATCCACGGTTTGTGGAGGAGTTCAATGCAAAGCTGCGCACGAACCGGAAGCCCCCGTTTTCCACCGGCCGGTTTCTGCTGGCGATCATGATCGGCTACTTTTGGGGCCAGCTGATCAGCCTGGCGATCCCGCAGACCGAGTTTGTCGGCATCGATTGGGGCTTTCTTCACTGGCTGATTCCGTTCGGTGTGGCGTTGG GTGTCTGGACGGTGGGCAATACGGGGCGTGAGAAGGGTGTCCTGTGGCACTGTCTGGTAGCGTCGTACGTATCCTATCTTTCGCGCTACTTCATCATGGAGGAAGAGTACTGGTTCACGATAATGTCGTTCTGCAGCGCGCTCGCGTTCGACAACCTCTCCAAGGAGTGGAACCTGGAGGTGCCCAAGAAAAAACGACTTGTACG ACGACTGGCAGTGCTGGGTACGGCAGCAGTTATCTATCTGGCCCTGTGGGGCTGCTTCCTCTACTTCAACGGTACGATCACGGACAGCGAGGGTGACGAGGTCCCAGTGCACGAGGCACTGTACAACTTCCTCAAATCACCGTGGTGGACGGACCTGAAGCAGACGCTGCACGACACTTACCAGTTTGCGAAGCATCACGGCTGGGCCGAGGTTTGGAAACAAATCGTCGACTCGATGGATGTGGACGGCGAGCAGAACGCGTACAAGGTGCTGGGCATTAGTGCGACCGCTTCGCAGGTGGAAATCAAAACGCTCTGCCGCAACCTGTCGAAGGAAACGCACCCGGACAAGGTGAAGGACAAGAGCCGGCTCCGGGCGGCCGAGGAACGGTTCATGGAGATACAGCAGGCGTGCGAGGCGCTCAGCAAGACGCGCCGGAAGCGCCGCCAGCGCAACAAAAAGTCCGATGAACTGTAA